One stretch of Desulfosoma sp. DNA includes these proteins:
- the phnE gene encoding phosphonate ABC transporter, permease protein PhnE, whose translation MKLWEKRHNAWKYLFGRTLTEEELQAARTQAERMLRITMIQETLQDLKEDSQKTGMTRSPEALQQEALMLAEKRLASLPEQERLARVEKEFRRILEEKRGGFFPPQTNLSNIKDYFKSLVETVAIAIWGTLLAVLWAIPASFLAARNGLEILFPGDGLLYRTLRFLCLFLTRRLLDFCRGFNEFVMALVFVAVIGLGPFAGIMALAIHTFGIIGKVISEGIEAVDPGQVEAVSATGAGPLQVMSFAILPQVMPLIVSYSLLRFESNVRSATILGFCGAGGIGFLMFDKINSYQYRDVATMMIMVIVSVTVLDTLCSKIRARFI comes from the coding sequence ATGAAACTTTGGGAAAAACGGCACAATGCTTGGAAATACCTCTTCGGGCGCACATTGACCGAAGAGGAGCTGCAGGCGGCAAGGACTCAGGCCGAGCGCATGCTTCGAATTACGATGATTCAGGAAACCCTTCAAGACCTAAAGGAAGACAGTCAAAAAACCGGCATGACCAGGTCTCCTGAGGCCTTGCAACAAGAAGCTCTCATGCTGGCGGAAAAACGGTTGGCCTCGCTTCCTGAGCAGGAACGCCTAGCCAGGGTGGAGAAAGAGTTCCGGCGCATTCTCGAAGAAAAAAGGGGCGGTTTTTTTCCGCCTCAGACAAACCTTTCCAACATCAAAGACTATTTCAAATCTCTTGTGGAAACAGTGGCCATTGCCATTTGGGGAACTTTGCTTGCGGTTCTTTGGGCTATTCCCGCTTCCTTTCTGGCGGCTCGAAACGGCCTGGAAATCCTCTTTCCCGGAGACGGCCTTTTGTACAGAACACTTCGTTTCCTATGCCTTTTTTTGACCCGCCGCCTTTTGGACTTCTGTCGGGGATTCAACGAGTTCGTCATGGCCCTGGTCTTTGTCGCCGTGATCGGTCTCGGGCCCTTTGCCGGGATTATGGCTCTTGCCATTCATACTTTTGGAATCATAGGTAAAGTCATCAGTGAGGGCATTGAAGCAGTGGACCCGGGTCAAGTGGAAGCGGTGTCGGCAACAGGAGCGGGCCCGTTGCAGGTGATGTCCTTTGCCATTTTGCCTCAGGTGATGCCCTTGATCGTAAGCTACAGTCTTTTGCGATTCGAATCCAACGTGCGCAGTGCCACCATCCTTGGTTTCTGTGGCGCTGGAGGCATCGGCTTTCTCATGTTCGACAAGATCAACAGCTACCAGTACAGAGACGTCGCCACCATGATGATTATGGTGATTGTGAGCGTTACGGTCTTGGATACTCTCTGTTCTAAAATACGAGCTCGATTTATCTAA
- the phnD gene encoding phosphonate ABC transporter substrate-binding protein gives MKTFRKLWLLSIAFMAFVGSLYAGQAAADPGTWPKTIKIGLIPTEGGADIVKRFEPLITHLEKTLGVKVEAQSASDYAGVITAMAHKHIDFAYLGPKSYVEASEKAGAVALAMEKDTSGEPGYYGVIIAKRGSGIEKLEDAKGKVFAFTDPNSTSGYLVPNLLFYRDLKVDPKQYFKEVKFSGSHGASILAVKTGSIDVAATNTIDLNRMSEKGQVSWDDFTVLWKSELIPGSPMCARKDLPESLKAAFTGALMMFNADKAGLEKLQIGGYAPSDDTVYDVIRYLNQLKKQLAQAS, from the coding sequence ATGAAAACTTTCAGAAAATTGTGGCTTCTGAGCATTGCGTTCATGGCTTTCGTGGGGTCTTTGTATGCCGGTCAGGCAGCCGCCGATCCTGGAACGTGGCCGAAAACAATCAAGATCGGCCTGATACCGACAGAAGGCGGTGCCGACATCGTCAAGCGTTTCGAACCGTTGATCACCCATTTGGAAAAAACCCTTGGTGTTAAGGTGGAAGCCCAAAGCGCCTCTGATTATGCCGGCGTGATTACAGCCATGGCCCATAAACACATCGACTTCGCTTATCTCGGCCCTAAGAGTTACGTGGAAGCTTCCGAAAAAGCCGGAGCCGTCGCTCTAGCCATGGAAAAAGACACATCCGGCGAACCCGGTTATTATGGGGTTATTATAGCTAAAAGGGGCTCCGGCATCGAAAAACTTGAAGATGCCAAGGGAAAAGTCTTCGCCTTCACCGATCCCAACTCCACCTCGGGATACCTCGTTCCAAACCTTCTTTTTTATCGAGACCTCAAAGTCGATCCCAAGCAATACTTTAAAGAAGTAAAGTTCTCGGGATCCCACGGAGCAAGCATTCTTGCAGTGAAGACCGGGAGCATTGACGTCGCCGCCACCAATACCATCGATCTCAACCGAATGAGCGAAAAAGGCCAAGTTTCTTGGGACGACTTTACCGTATTGTGGAAATCCGAACTCATTCCCGGATCCCCCATGTGTGCCAGAAAGGATCTCCCTGAAAGTCTGAAAGCCGCCTTTACCGGGGCTCTGATGATGTTTAACGCCGACAAAGCCGGCTTGGAAAAGCTTCAGATAGGAGGCTACGCCCCCTCTGACGATACGGTCTACGACGTCATTCGATATTTGAACCAGCTCAAAAAGCAGTTGGCGCAGGCTTCCTAG
- the phnC gene encoding phosphonate ABC transporter ATP-binding protein, producing MENAASLLGPLRAEPVLRVQDLVKRYPSGTLAVDGVSFDLRDDDFLVIIGCSGAGKSTLLRCLNRLLKPTSGRIMLLGEDITDVSGGALQRVRQKVGMIFQQFHLVPRLSVLENVLAGRLRFQTSPVLHTLSLGRFFSKKEKEYALHCLAEVGIADLAFQRASHLSGGQQQRVAIARVLAQEPDVILADEPIASLDPKSAALVMGLLREIHEKRGIPVVVNLHHLEFVKRYAKRVLGMRQGRVVFDGPATLLTNETVTEVYHGKSALTNEGAVACA from the coding sequence ATGGAGAATGCAGCCTCTCTTTTAGGGCCTCTCAGAGCGGAACCTGTGCTTCGCGTTCAGGATTTAGTCAAACGATACCCTTCAGGAACCCTCGCGGTCGACGGGGTCTCTTTTGATCTGCGCGACGACGATTTTCTCGTGATTATCGGCTGTTCCGGGGCGGGAAAATCCACTCTGCTGCGATGCCTCAACAGACTGCTGAAACCCACATCCGGGCGCATCATGCTTCTGGGAGAAGATATTACCGACGTCTCCGGTGGTGCCTTGCAGAGGGTTCGGCAAAAAGTCGGCATGATTTTTCAGCAGTTTCATCTGGTTCCTCGTCTTTCCGTTTTGGAAAACGTGCTTGCCGGCCGCTTGCGTTTTCAAACCTCACCGGTCCTTCACACTCTTTCCTTGGGACGATTCTTTTCGAAGAAAGAAAAAGAATACGCGCTTCATTGCTTGGCCGAAGTGGGCATCGCGGATTTGGCTTTTCAAAGAGCCAGCCACCTCTCCGGAGGTCAACAGCAACGTGTGGCCATCGCCCGTGTGCTGGCTCAGGAACCGGATGTCATTCTGGCCGACGAACCCATCGCCAGTCTGGACCCTAAAAGCGCCGCGCTGGTCATGGGTCTTCTTCGAGAAATCCACGAAAAAAGAGGCATTCCCGTCGTCGTGAACCTCCATCATCTGGAATTTGTAAAACGCTACGCCAAAAGGGTCTTGGGCATGAGGCAAGGACGCGTCGTGTTCGATGGACCCGCAACCCTCTTGACCAATGAAACGGTGACTGAGGTGTACCACGGAAAATCCGCTCTTACCAATGAAGGCGCCGTAGCCTGTGCCTGA
- a CDS encoding alpha-D-ribose 1-methylphosphonate 5-triphosphate diphosphatase: MKICLFGGPVFDGERLHEQGAVIFDETGILEVRSSGTIPTEKVHSIDVRGALILPGLVDLHSDVLEKCIEMRPGVDFDPGFAMEALDRRLAACGISTFCHAVSFADNELGLRSPHKAAETVRRIKAFSASGEASVRHLVHARFEVGSEKARAIFEELLECGYVDVASIMDHTPGQGQFRTYEAYHRYYAGTYKLTSSQTAAMAASKIHRRDRAWHDVLQLTETIRRCGVPLLSHDDDNREKVSLVHSLGAVGCEFPISLDAAEEARRRNMAVLMGAPNVVRGSSSNNNLSARKAVSQGLTDILVSDYYPECLIQAPFILAHLGCIPLESALTHVTSNPARLLKHFDVFGALKPGFSADLAVVNIASPWVRPSQLWVGGRLVYESRPSSHGCLWRQDTSQKNVIIQDKESSSWRMQPLF, translated from the coding sequence ATGAAAATCTGTCTCTTCGGTGGTCCCGTGTTCGACGGTGAACGGCTTCATGAACAAGGGGCCGTAATCTTTGATGAAACCGGCATTCTGGAAGTAAGGTCCTCGGGGACCATTCCTACCGAGAAAGTCCATTCCATCGACGTCCGCGGAGCCCTTATTCTCCCAGGCTTGGTGGATCTTCATTCGGATGTCTTGGAAAAATGCATCGAGATGCGTCCCGGCGTGGATTTTGATCCGGGATTTGCTATGGAAGCCCTGGATCGAAGACTGGCGGCCTGCGGGATCAGCACTTTCTGTCATGCCGTAAGCTTTGCCGACAATGAGTTGGGGCTTCGGTCTCCGCACAAGGCCGCCGAAACGGTCCGAAGGATCAAGGCCTTCAGCGCATCCGGCGAAGCCTCCGTCCGACATCTTGTGCACGCTCGGTTTGAGGTGGGTTCCGAGAAGGCTCGAGCCATTTTCGAAGAGCTTTTGGAATGCGGTTACGTGGATGTGGCTTCCATCATGGACCACACACCGGGCCAAGGACAATTCCGCACTTATGAGGCCTACCACCGGTATTATGCCGGCACGTACAAACTCACCTCTTCGCAGACCGCGGCCATGGCTGCTTCAAAAATCCACAGAAGGGATCGGGCCTGGCATGACGTTCTGCAACTGACCGAAACGATACGTCGTTGCGGTGTGCCGCTTCTAAGCCATGACGATGACAACCGCGAAAAGGTATCTCTTGTTCACAGCCTGGGAGCCGTCGGCTGTGAATTTCCCATTTCCTTGGATGCGGCCGAGGAGGCTCGTCGTCGAAACATGGCCGTGCTTATGGGAGCCCCGAACGTTGTGCGAGGATCCTCGTCGAACAACAATCTGAGCGCCCGCAAAGCCGTCTCTCAAGGACTGACGGATATTCTCGTCAGCGATTACTATCCGGAATGTCTGATCCAAGCCCCCTTTATCCTGGCTCACCTGGGTTGCATTCCACTAGAGTCGGCTCTGACTCACGTGACCTCAAACCCAGCACGGTTGTTAAAACATTTCGATGTCTTCGGAGCCCTTAAGCCGGGTTTTTCCGCCGATCTCGCCGTCGTGAACATTGCATCTCCATGGGTGCGTCCCTCCCAACTTTGGGTCGGCGGAAGGCTTGTTTATGAAAGCCGCCCATCTTCTCATGGATGCCTTTGGCGTCAAGATACGAGCCAAAAAAACGTCATCATTCAAGACAAGGAGTCATCATCATGGAGAATGCAGCCTCTCTTTTAG
- a CDS encoding GNAT family N-acetyltransferase: MSNIMVRQAESTDFPFIHELLSHLGYSTPLEKVRQALPSLLQNSEYRCLLAVWKPNGQVVGMMTLRTTTCLRLGGLQVSIEELVVHQDWRGQGIGHTLIAHALEHARTCGSVRLEVLTSQNRLSAQRGFYEKAGFRKADSWVYRLDFFQGASEAPKETRQSTLKSSGDSL, from the coding sequence GTGAGCAACATTATGGTTCGACAGGCCGAATCGACCGATTTTCCCTTTATCCATGAGCTTCTCTCTCATTTGGGATATTCGACGCCCTTGGAAAAAGTGCGCCAGGCTCTGCCTTCTCTTCTCCAGAATTCAGAATACCGCTGTCTTCTCGCCGTTTGGAAGCCTAACGGCCAGGTGGTGGGTATGATGACCCTTCGCACCACCACCTGCCTGCGCCTTGGGGGACTGCAGGTCTCCATCGAGGAACTTGTCGTGCACCAGGATTGGCGCGGCCAAGGTATCGGTCACACTCTCATTGCCCATGCCCTGGAACACGCTCGCACCTGTGGGTCGGTCCGACTTGAAGTGCTCACCAGCCAAAACCGTCTCAGTGCCCAACGCGGGTTTTACGAAAAAGCGGGGTTTCGCAAGGCTGACTCGTGGGTCTACCGCCTGGATTTTTTTCAAGGGGCAAGCGAAGCCCCGAAAGAGACTCGACAGTCGACCTTGAAGAGTTCAGGAGACAGCCTATGA
- a CDS encoding RidA family protein, with product MSLHFVHTEKAPAAIGPYSQAVQAGPWLFVSGQIPLDPETGRLVEGAFDLQARQVLHNVEKVLEAAGYVMNNVVAVDVFLTDLANFQTFNTIYEQAFGNHKPARAVVQVSALPRGAHIEMKCVAFKT from the coding sequence ATGTCTTTGCATTTCGTGCACACAGAAAAAGCCCCTGCGGCCATCGGCCCTTACAGTCAAGCCGTCCAAGCCGGCCCCTGGCTTTTTGTAAGCGGCCAAATTCCGTTAGATCCCGAAACGGGGCGGCTGGTGGAAGGCGCCTTTGACCTTCAGGCTCGCCAAGTGCTGCACAATGTGGAAAAGGTTCTGGAAGCCGCAGGGTATGTCATGAACAATGTGGTGGCGGTGGATGTCTTCTTGACCGATCTCGCCAACTTTCAAACCTTTAACACCATCTACGAACAAGCTTTTGGAAACCACAAGCCGGCTCGCGCCGTAGTGCAAGTGAGCGCTCTGCCTCGAGGCGCCCATATTGAAATGAAATGTGTGGCTTTCAAAACCTGA
- a CDS encoding glycosyltransferase gives MKKILMYSHDTFGLGHIRRTLAIARSLRKVPATVLILTGSPLVGRFKIPRRVDFVRIPGMIKVTNEEYLPLSMKLEATEVLEIRKNIILSAAQAFRPDFFIVDKAPLGLKREVVDTLHWIRDALPFCTTILGLRDIMDEAQATIEDWQSKGIYEAMEALYDEIWVYGDRSLYDAVREYRIPELTARKVIFTGYIPRHVPSALEVKQMRRELGLNENHQMVLMTTGGGGDGYPVVNTFLRAFEEHEPPQTMKAVMVTGPFLCPTHFKEVARRCESLGFKLFRFHRFMESLIGAADVVVSMGGYNTVCEIISQKKPFLIIPRTVPRQEQLIRAEVLCRRGFCEYLHPEHLSPTAVYQKVIQLLTNGTGISAKASEFPFTALEVIRARVSECDKGARVQWA, from the coding sequence GTGAAAAAAATCCTCATGTACAGCCATGACACCTTCGGTTTGGGCCATATTCGTCGGACCCTGGCCATCGCACGAAGCCTGCGCAAAGTTCCCGCCACTGTCCTGATTCTGACCGGCTCGCCTCTCGTGGGACGTTTCAAAATTCCTCGCAGAGTCGATTTTGTGCGTATTCCCGGAATGATCAAGGTGACCAACGAAGAGTATCTTCCTCTTTCCATGAAACTCGAGGCCACGGAAGTTCTGGAGATTCGAAAAAACATCATCTTAAGTGCCGCCCAGGCTTTTCGCCCCGATTTTTTCATTGTGGACAAGGCGCCTCTGGGCTTGAAACGCGAAGTCGTGGACACTTTGCACTGGATACGAGACGCTCTCCCTTTCTGTACCACCATCTTAGGCTTGCGTGACATCATGGATGAGGCCCAGGCGACCATCGAAGACTGGCAAAGCAAGGGCATCTATGAAGCCATGGAAGCCCTCTACGATGAAATCTGGGTCTACGGTGATCGATCCCTTTACGATGCCGTCAGGGAATACCGCATTCCAGAGCTCACGGCCCGCAAGGTTATCTTTACCGGCTACATTCCCCGGCACGTTCCGTCGGCTTTGGAAGTGAAACAGATGCGGCGTGAATTGGGCCTAAACGAGAACCACCAAATGGTGCTTATGACCACGGGAGGCGGCGGCGACGGCTATCCAGTCGTGAACACCTTTCTGAGAGCCTTTGAGGAGCATGAGCCGCCTCAAACCATGAAAGCCGTGATGGTCACCGGGCCTTTTCTTTGCCCTACCCATTTCAAGGAAGTGGCCAGACGCTGTGAAAGCCTCGGATTTAAGCTCTTTCGGTTTCATCGGTTCATGGAAAGCCTCATCGGCGCCGCTGACGTGGTCGTGAGTATGGGCGGTTACAATACGGTCTGTGAAATCATCAGCCAAAAAAAACCGTTTCTCATTATTCCTCGAACCGTTCCGAGACAAGAGCAGCTTATTCGAGCAGAAGTTTTATGTCGTCGCGGTTTTTGTGAATATTTACATCCGGAACATCTAAGCCCTACAGCTGTTTACCAAAAGGTGATCCAGCTCCTGACCAACGGCACGGGCATTTCCGCCAAAGCTTCGGAATTTCCCTTTACGGCTCTGGAAGTTATTCGGGCACGGGTTTCGGAATGCGACAAAGGGGCTCGAGTCCAATGGGCATGA
- a CDS encoding glycosyltransferase, translating to MGMKVTGKMKAPVLGMVLKGYPRISESFISQEIALLESMGLPIEIYSLRRPREAFTHESVRRIRASVTYLPEYVLPHLRAVFEPNLRLWVRLGTRYVGAFREALRRAVDRRTTATLRHFFQAGYLAWHRLMERPVRHLHAHFCHTPTSVAFFASRLTGLPYSFTAHAKDIYTSDPDQLRRKMERARFVVTCTAFNARYLKSLLEAGEPEDPRSFSLIPIHTVYHGIDLQFFTYGTEPWPAPPYRILSVGRLVPKKGYDDLLQALKILETLGVDFHFDHIGSGEEKDKIHALARRLGLGPRVTFHGTLPHEKVIGFYRRSHVFVLACKTAPNGDRDGIPNVLVEAMAVGLPVVSTRHAAVPELVEDGVSGILVPPASPAALAAALKSVLEAGASLDSLRQAARRTVETRFDSRRCIHQLHELLRKAVGNP from the coding sequence ATGGGCATGAAGGTTACGGGGAAAATGAAAGCCCCGGTTTTGGGCATGGTGCTCAAGGGATATCCTCGCATTTCCGAATCCTTTATCAGCCAGGAAATCGCCCTCTTGGAATCCATGGGCCTGCCCATTGAAATCTATTCTCTGCGCCGGCCTCGAGAGGCCTTCACCCATGAAAGTGTACGCCGCATACGTGCTTCGGTGACCTATCTTCCAGAATACGTGTTACCTCACCTTCGAGCTGTTTTTGAGCCGAATCTGCGCCTATGGGTACGTTTGGGTACACGTTACGTTGGAGCCTTTCGAGAGGCTCTGCGGCGTGCCGTGGACCGACGCACCACCGCCACCCTTCGCCACTTTTTTCAAGCCGGCTACCTGGCATGGCATCGATTGATGGAACGTCCCGTCCGGCATCTGCATGCCCATTTTTGCCATACGCCCACATCGGTAGCCTTTTTTGCTTCCCGTTTGACTGGGCTGCCTTATAGTTTTACGGCTCACGCCAAGGACATTTACACGTCGGACCCAGACCAACTGCGCCGTAAGATGGAACGAGCTCGGTTCGTGGTCACCTGTACGGCGTTCAATGCCCGTTATCTAAAATCCCTTTTGGAAGCGGGTGAACCCGAGGACCCTAGGTCGTTTTCCTTGATTCCCATTCACACCGTTTACCACGGGATCGATCTTCAATTCTTCACCTACGGCACAGAGCCTTGGCCGGCCCCTCCGTATCGCATTCTATCCGTCGGCAGACTGGTGCCAAAGAAAGGCTACGATGATCTTCTACAGGCTCTGAAAATCCTGGAAACCCTTGGGGTGGATTTTCATTTCGATCACATCGGTTCGGGAGAGGAAAAAGACAAAATTCATGCCCTGGCCCGCCGTTTAGGCCTTGGGCCTCGTGTTACCTTTCATGGTACATTGCCGCACGAAAAGGTCATCGGGTTCTATCGTCGCTCCCATGTCTTTGTCCTGGCTTGTAAAACCGCCCCTAACGGCGATCGGGACGGCATTCCCAACGTCTTGGTGGAAGCCATGGCTGTGGGACTGCCTGTGGTGAGCACTCGGCATGCGGCTGTTCCAGAACTGGTGGAAGATGGTGTGAGCGGCATTCTCGTGCCCCCGGCATCTCCCGCAGCTCTGGCCGCGGCCCTCAAGAGTGTGCTGGAAGCCGGTGCATCTCTGGATTCCCTAAGACAGGCCGCTCGAAGGACCGTGGAAACCCGCTTTGACAGTCGGCGATGCATTCACCAGCTTCATGAATTGTTACGGAAGGCCGTCGGAAATCCTTGA
- a CDS encoding glycosyltransferase family 4 protein, whose protein sequence is MRIAFYCPNKPLEHPDPSGDQTIAQGLVRALELSGHACREMSTFRARWFWRQRNGWVRAAQGVVQAFRRAMAWRPQLWLTYHTYYKAPDVIGPWLSRLLRIPYVLFQPMYSTKHRRNPKTRTGFYLNRWALRRAHLAVINNRMDRAALERIVPSNLLVYLAPGIFPEMFRHCDEARRSLRTRYGFADRQPVMLTVARFRPGAKRKSLHFLFHALSRIGNSALPWCLLVVGDGPLEAEMRRTATNRLGRRVIFAGRVARRELYAYYSSADLFVFPGIKESLGMVYLEAQACGLPIVALHEGGVDQVMLDGLTGLLIAHKDTKAYAEAVRDLLEDEKRRLSLGREATHFVNAHRNLHRQVRYLSGLLESVAVKS, encoded by the coding sequence TTGAGAATCGCTTTCTATTGCCCTAACAAGCCTTTGGAACATCCGGACCCTTCCGGCGATCAGACCATCGCCCAGGGGCTTGTGCGGGCATTGGAGCTTTCCGGTCATGCGTGCCGGGAAATGAGCACGTTTCGAGCCCGCTGGTTTTGGAGGCAAAGGAATGGCTGGGTTCGGGCCGCCCAAGGGGTTGTGCAGGCGTTTCGTCGCGCCATGGCATGGCGTCCCCAACTCTGGCTGACCTACCATACCTACTACAAGGCTCCGGATGTCATCGGCCCGTGGCTTTCGCGGCTTCTCCGGATTCCCTATGTTCTTTTTCAGCCCATGTACAGTACGAAACACCGAAGGAATCCAAAAACTCGAACGGGGTTTTATTTAAACCGATGGGCTTTAAGACGGGCTCATCTGGCTGTGATCAACAATCGAATGGATCGTGCTGCTCTGGAGCGGATTGTTCCTTCAAACCTTCTTGTGTATTTGGCGCCGGGTATTTTCCCGGAAATGTTTCGTCACTGCGATGAGGCGCGTAGATCCCTTCGGACTCGCTATGGTTTCGCCGACCGTCAGCCCGTGATGCTTACGGTGGCTAGATTTCGGCCCGGAGCCAAGAGGAAGAGTCTTCACTTTCTTTTTCATGCCTTGTCCCGAATTGGGAATAGCGCTCTGCCTTGGTGTCTTCTGGTGGTGGGGGATGGTCCTTTGGAAGCGGAGATGCGCCGAACGGCCACCAATCGTCTGGGACGACGAGTCATTTTTGCGGGCCGTGTGGCGCGCCGCGAACTTTATGCTTACTACAGTTCGGCAGACCTCTTTGTGTTTCCAGGAATCAAAGAATCCCTGGGCATGGTTTACTTGGAAGCTCAGGCGTGCGGTCTTCCGATCGTGGCTTTGCATGAAGGCGGAGTGGACCAGGTGATGCTCGACGGCCTCACGGGCCTCCTGATTGCCCACAAAGACACCAAGGCCTATGCCGAAGCTGTTAGAGATCTTCTTGAAGATGAAAAGCGACGCCTCTCTTTGGGGCGAGAAGCCACTCACTTCGTCAACGCGCATCGGAACTTGCATCGGCAGGTTCGGTATCTGTCCGGCCTTCTGGAATCCGTGGCCGTGAAGTCGTGA
- a CDS encoding metallophosphoesterase family protein, protein MKVAVLSDIHGNLEAFEEVLRDFEDTQPDRVVCLGDAVGYGPDPEAVVRLLQSHHIPSVLGNHEWALLHPAHLDWFNSSARRSLELTRELLSLEALRTVTSWPTTRRVHDALCVHGCPPDSVTRYLFEVSTEEIPVLFSLYEDPVCFVGHTHLLHWVRWDGTRAVFGRFQNDELKLDPSARYIINVGSVGQPRDGDNRAKYVLWDTATETVFVRRVSYEISKTVQKILSLGFPRFNADRLW, encoded by the coding sequence ATGAAAGTCGCCGTTCTTTCGGACATTCACGGAAATTTGGAAGCTTTTGAGGAAGTGCTGCGGGACTTTGAAGACACTCAGCCCGATCGGGTCGTATGTCTCGGAGACGCCGTAGGCTATGGTCCCGATCCGGAAGCCGTTGTACGCCTTCTTCAGTCTCACCATATTCCCAGTGTTTTAGGAAATCACGAATGGGCCCTTTTGCATCCGGCGCACCTGGACTGGTTTAATTCATCGGCTCGAAGGTCCTTGGAATTGACCCGGGAACTGCTCAGCTTAGAAGCGCTTCGAACTGTGACATCGTGGCCGACGACGCGACGTGTGCATGATGCCTTGTGTGTTCATGGGTGTCCTCCGGATTCGGTCACTCGATACCTCTTTGAGGTGTCGACTGAAGAAATTCCTGTGCTTTTTTCCCTCTATGAAGATCCCGTATGTTTCGTTGGGCATACGCACCTATTGCATTGGGTGCGATGGGATGGAACCCGGGCGGTTTTCGGCCGGTTTCAAAACGATGAGCTGAAGTTGGACCCGTCGGCGCGCTACATCATCAATGTGGGCAGTGTGGGGCAACCTCGTGACGGAGACAACCGGGCCAAGTACGTCCTATGGGACACCGCGACTGAGACGGTTTTCGTACGTCGGGTCTCCTACGAAATTTCCAAGACAGTGCAAAAGATTCTCTCCTTGGGGTTTCCACGTTTCAACGCTGATCGGCTTTGGTGA
- a CDS encoding protein kinase — translation MRTIGRYQILGLLGRGGMGRVYRVCDFETSQIFALKIMDPHPHLLTLLGENQVRHLFVLEASVMERIHDPHVARILDQGVHNGRPFFVMEYHCRLLADLIGEDAVLEQPTRPLPARDAFRFMEEILAGLEAMHRMGVVHRDLKPANVLLTEEGSVKIIDFGLSKIPGASFPRPKQLVVGTPYYAAPEQERNPDEATPASDLYSAAVLFFRLLTGWLPSEPSFLVLTHPFNETAWKEFFRKALAAAPARRYQSVRGMRQALKALQKNFDTSLDRACRLWHEEAPQRSDKVRCRREPVKVRRKNARDVFDLDVLWRPRRETVNTWTIFEDCLYDATTGLWWQRDGSGQRMSWPEAKLYTQDLCRASFCGRSDWRLPTVSEAASILKRPRYPETFCLEPVFSRRVQRFWTADRCSYRSAWHASSELGYVGVQDFSCRMHVRAVAGPATGPV, via the coding sequence GTGCGGACCATCGGTCGGTATCAGATTTTGGGGCTGTTGGGCCGAGGGGGCATGGGACGAGTGTATCGTGTGTGCGATTTTGAAACGTCACAAATCTTCGCGCTGAAAATCATGGATCCTCATCCCCATCTGCTAACGCTTCTGGGGGAAAACCAAGTACGACATCTCTTTGTCTTGGAAGCATCGGTCATGGAAAGGATACACGATCCTCATGTGGCGCGTATCCTGGACCAGGGCGTGCACAACGGTCGGCCTTTTTTTGTCATGGAATACCATTGCCGTCTCTTGGCGGACCTTATTGGGGAAGACGCCGTGCTGGAACAGCCCACTCGTCCCCTGCCCGCTCGAGATGCTTTTAGGTTCATGGAAGAGATCCTTGCGGGCCTTGAAGCCATGCATCGCATGGGAGTGGTGCATCGGGATTTGAAACCGGCCAACGTGCTGCTCACGGAGGAAGGTTCGGTCAAGATCATCGATTTCGGCTTGTCCAAAATACCTGGCGCATCCTTTCCAAGACCAAAGCAACTCGTTGTGGGAACACCTTACTATGCCGCACCCGAGCAAGAACGAAACCCTGATGAAGCGACACCGGCTTCGGACCTATACAGTGCCGCGGTTCTCTTTTTTCGGCTTCTTACGGGATGGCTTCCTTCCGAGCCGTCGTTTTTGGTCTTGACCCATCCCTTTAATGAAACGGCTTGGAAAGAGTTTTTTCGCAAAGCCTTGGCGGCCGCGCCCGCACGACGCTACCAAAGTGTTCGTGGCATGAGGCAAGCCCTCAAAGCCCTTCAGAAAAACTTTGACACTTCCCTGGATCGAGCTTGTCGGCTCTGGCACGAAGAAGCGCCGCAAAGGTCGGACAAAGTTCGGTGTCGTCGTGAGCCCGTCAAGGTGCGCAGAAAAAACGCCCGGGATGTTTTCGATCTGGATGTCTTGTGGCGCCCGCGTCGCGAAACGGTCAATACCTGGACCATCTTTGAAGATTGTCTTTATGACGCCACAACAGGATTATGGTGGCAACGCGATGGTTCCGGACAAAGGATGTCGTGGCCTGAAGCCAAGCTTTACACGCAGGACCTGTGCCGTGCGAGCTTTTGCGGTCGCTCGGATTGGCGTCTTCCCACGGTTTCCGAAGCCGCCAGCATTCTCAAAAGACCTCGCTACCCGGAAACATTTTGCCTGGAACCGGTTTTTTCTCGGCGCGTGCAGCGTTTCTGGACCGCGGACCGGTGTTCCTATCGATCGGCCTGGCATGCAAGTTCTGAATTGGGCTATGTTGGAGTGCAGGATTTTTCCTGCCGCATGCATGTGCGTGCCGTGGCCGGGCCGGCGACGGGGCCCGTGTAA